From a single Miscanthus floridulus cultivar M001 chromosome 8, ASM1932011v1, whole genome shotgun sequence genomic region:
- the LOC136471727 gene encoding uncharacterized protein isoform X1: MAKPLNGIGRSSSMPRSNEGMRLIFSAVVGVMLGYLFGISFPTVNITKLHFPSSIISYIEDRNSGITTQTLLNHAWASANNRKKNSSESNTDEIPKIYVPTNPKGAERLPPGIVVSETDLYPRRLWGDPSEDLTSEPRYLVTFTVGIGQKANIDAAVKKFSDKFTIMLFHYDGRTTEWDEFEWSKRAIHVSVRKQTKWWYAKRFLHPDVVARYDYIFIWDEDLGVEHFNAEKYIELVRKHGLEISQPGLQPDKGLTWQMTKRRGDQEVHKVTEERPGWCTDPHLPPCAAFVEIMATVFSRNAWRCVWHMIQNDLVHGWGLDFALRKCVEPAHEKIGVVDAQWIVHQAVPSLGNQGKSDNGRAPWEGVRARCRKEWGIFQTRLADAEKAYYLERGITPPNSTVV; encoded by the exons ATGGCAAAGCCTCTCAATGGCATTGGCCGTAG CAGCAGCATGCCAAGGTCAAATGAGGGTATGCGGCTCATATTTTCGGCAGTTGTAGGTGTCATGCTGGGTTACCTGTTTGGGATCTCCTTCCCTACAGTCAACATAACCAAG CTTCACTTCCCTTCGAGTATCATCTCGTATATTGAAGATAGGAACTCTGGCATTACAACGCAGACATTGTTGAACCATGCTTGGGCATCTGCAAACAATCGTAAAAAGAATAGTTCTGAATCTAACACTGATGAAATTCCCAAG ATTTATGTTCCTACAAACCCAAAAGGTGCTGAGAGACTTCCACCAGGCATTGTAGTGTCTGAAACAGATCTTTATCCCCGAAGACTATGGGGTGATCCTAGTGAG GACCTTACTAGTGAGCCGAGGTATCTTGTTACTTTTACTGTTGGTATTGGGCAAAAGGCAAATATTGATGCAGCAGTCAAAAAG TTTTCAGACAAATTCACCATTATGTTGTTCCATTATGATGGTCGGACTACTGAGTGGGATGAATTTGAGTGGTCTAAAAGAGCAATCCATGTGAGTGTCAGGAAGCAGACAAAATG GTGGTATGCAAAACGATTTTTGCATCCCGACGTTGTTGCCAGATATGATTACATTTTCATCTGGGACGAGGATCTAGGTGTAGAGCATTTCAATGCAGAGAA GTACATTGAGCTTGTTAGAAAGCATGGGCTGGAAATCTCTCAGCCTGGTTTGCAGCCTGATAAAGGACTAACATGGCAAATGACTAAACGACGTGGTGACCAGGAAGTTCACAA AGTAACTGAGGAGAGACCAGGCTGGTGCACTGATCCACATCTACCACCATGTGCAGC ATTTGTTGAAATTATGGCAACAGTGTTCTCCAGAAATGCATGGCGCTGTGTATGGCATATGATTCAG AATGACTTGGTCCATGGATGGGGTCTTGACTTTGCTCTGAGGAAATGTGTGGAG CCGGCTCATGAGAAGATTGGAGTTGTTGATGCTCAATGGATTGTTCATCAAGCAGTTCCTTCACTTGGGAACCAGGGCAAGTCAGATAATGGAAGAGCACCATGGGAAGGG GTAAGAGCACGCTGCAGAAAAGAATGGGGGATATTTCAGACAAGGCTGGCTGATGCGGAGAAGGCTTATTACTTGGAGCGAGGCATCACACCCCCGAATTCAACAGTAGTTTAG
- the LOC136471727 gene encoding uncharacterized protein isoform X3, with amino-acid sequence MAKPLNGIGRSMPRSNEGMRLIFSAVVGVMLGYLFGISFPTVNITKLHFPSSIISYIEDRNSGITTQTLLNHAWASANNRKKNSSESNTDEIPKIYVPTNPKGAERLPPGIVVSETDLYPRRLWGDPSEDLTSEPRYLVTFTVGIGQKANIDAAVKKFSDKFTIMLFHYDGRTTEWDEFEWSKRAIHVSVRKQTKWWYAKRFLHPDVVARYDYIFIWDEDLGVEHFNAEKYIELVRKHGLEISQPGLQPDKGLTWQMTKRRGDQEVHKVTEERPGWCTDPHLPPCAAFVEIMATVFSRNAWRCVWHMIQNDLVHGWGLDFALRKCVEPAHEKIGVVDAQWIVHQAVPSLGNQGKSDNGRAPWEGVRARCRKEWGIFQTRLADAEKAYYLERGITPPNSTVV; translated from the exons ATGGCAAAGCCTCTCAATGGCATTGGCCGTAG CATGCCAAGGTCAAATGAGGGTATGCGGCTCATATTTTCGGCAGTTGTAGGTGTCATGCTGGGTTACCTGTTTGGGATCTCCTTCCCTACAGTCAACATAACCAAG CTTCACTTCCCTTCGAGTATCATCTCGTATATTGAAGATAGGAACTCTGGCATTACAACGCAGACATTGTTGAACCATGCTTGGGCATCTGCAAACAATCGTAAAAAGAATAGTTCTGAATCTAACACTGATGAAATTCCCAAG ATTTATGTTCCTACAAACCCAAAAGGTGCTGAGAGACTTCCACCAGGCATTGTAGTGTCTGAAACAGATCTTTATCCCCGAAGACTATGGGGTGATCCTAGTGAG GACCTTACTAGTGAGCCGAGGTATCTTGTTACTTTTACTGTTGGTATTGGGCAAAAGGCAAATATTGATGCAGCAGTCAAAAAG TTTTCAGACAAATTCACCATTATGTTGTTCCATTATGATGGTCGGACTACTGAGTGGGATGAATTTGAGTGGTCTAAAAGAGCAATCCATGTGAGTGTCAGGAAGCAGACAAAATG GTGGTATGCAAAACGATTTTTGCATCCCGACGTTGTTGCCAGATATGATTACATTTTCATCTGGGACGAGGATCTAGGTGTAGAGCATTTCAATGCAGAGAA GTACATTGAGCTTGTTAGAAAGCATGGGCTGGAAATCTCTCAGCCTGGTTTGCAGCCTGATAAAGGACTAACATGGCAAATGACTAAACGACGTGGTGACCAGGAAGTTCACAA AGTAACTGAGGAGAGACCAGGCTGGTGCACTGATCCACATCTACCACCATGTGCAGC ATTTGTTGAAATTATGGCAACAGTGTTCTCCAGAAATGCATGGCGCTGTGTATGGCATATGATTCAG AATGACTTGGTCCATGGATGGGGTCTTGACTTTGCTCTGAGGAAATGTGTGGAG CCGGCTCATGAGAAGATTGGAGTTGTTGATGCTCAATGGATTGTTCATCAAGCAGTTCCTTCACTTGGGAACCAGGGCAAGTCAGATAATGGAAGAGCACCATGGGAAGGG GTAAGAGCACGCTGCAGAAAAGAATGGGGGATATTTCAGACAAGGCTGGCTGATGCGGAGAAGGCTTATTACTTGGAGCGAGGCATCACACCCCCGAATTCAACAGTAGTTTAG
- the LOC136471727 gene encoding uncharacterized protein isoform X2, translated as MAKPLNGIGRSSMPRSNEGMRLIFSAVVGVMLGYLFGISFPTVNITKLHFPSSIISYIEDRNSGITTQTLLNHAWASANNRKKNSSESNTDEIPKIYVPTNPKGAERLPPGIVVSETDLYPRRLWGDPSEDLTSEPRYLVTFTVGIGQKANIDAAVKKFSDKFTIMLFHYDGRTTEWDEFEWSKRAIHVSVRKQTKWWYAKRFLHPDVVARYDYIFIWDEDLGVEHFNAEKYIELVRKHGLEISQPGLQPDKGLTWQMTKRRGDQEVHKVTEERPGWCTDPHLPPCAAFVEIMATVFSRNAWRCVWHMIQNDLVHGWGLDFALRKCVEPAHEKIGVVDAQWIVHQAVPSLGNQGKSDNGRAPWEGVRARCRKEWGIFQTRLADAEKAYYLERGITPPNSTVV; from the exons ATGGCAAAGCCTCTCAATGGCATTGGCCGTAG CAGCATGCCAAGGTCAAATGAGGGTATGCGGCTCATATTTTCGGCAGTTGTAGGTGTCATGCTGGGTTACCTGTTTGGGATCTCCTTCCCTACAGTCAACATAACCAAG CTTCACTTCCCTTCGAGTATCATCTCGTATATTGAAGATAGGAACTCTGGCATTACAACGCAGACATTGTTGAACCATGCTTGGGCATCTGCAAACAATCGTAAAAAGAATAGTTCTGAATCTAACACTGATGAAATTCCCAAG ATTTATGTTCCTACAAACCCAAAAGGTGCTGAGAGACTTCCACCAGGCATTGTAGTGTCTGAAACAGATCTTTATCCCCGAAGACTATGGGGTGATCCTAGTGAG GACCTTACTAGTGAGCCGAGGTATCTTGTTACTTTTACTGTTGGTATTGGGCAAAAGGCAAATATTGATGCAGCAGTCAAAAAG TTTTCAGACAAATTCACCATTATGTTGTTCCATTATGATGGTCGGACTACTGAGTGGGATGAATTTGAGTGGTCTAAAAGAGCAATCCATGTGAGTGTCAGGAAGCAGACAAAATG GTGGTATGCAAAACGATTTTTGCATCCCGACGTTGTTGCCAGATATGATTACATTTTCATCTGGGACGAGGATCTAGGTGTAGAGCATTTCAATGCAGAGAA GTACATTGAGCTTGTTAGAAAGCATGGGCTGGAAATCTCTCAGCCTGGTTTGCAGCCTGATAAAGGACTAACATGGCAAATGACTAAACGACGTGGTGACCAGGAAGTTCACAA AGTAACTGAGGAGAGACCAGGCTGGTGCACTGATCCACATCTACCACCATGTGCAGC ATTTGTTGAAATTATGGCAACAGTGTTCTCCAGAAATGCATGGCGCTGTGTATGGCATATGATTCAG AATGACTTGGTCCATGGATGGGGTCTTGACTTTGCTCTGAGGAAATGTGTGGAG CCGGCTCATGAGAAGATTGGAGTTGTTGATGCTCAATGGATTGTTCATCAAGCAGTTCCTTCACTTGGGAACCAGGGCAAGTCAGATAATGGAAGAGCACCATGGGAAGGG GTAAGAGCACGCTGCAGAAAAGAATGGGGGATATTTCAGACAAGGCTGGCTGATGCGGAGAAGGCTTATTACTTGGAGCGAGGCATCACACCCCCGAATTCAACAGTAGTTTAG